A genomic region of Arachis stenosperma cultivar V10309 chromosome 9, arast.V10309.gnm1.PFL2, whole genome shotgun sequence contains the following coding sequences:
- the LOC130948989 gene encoding uncharacterized protein LOC130948989, translating to MTDQSGTHQQAGPDLVAANAALLAKNQRMAELLATLQNKGERKNVDKEVNTDQQNEHQSESNAKTEEKTPKTGRGRANPFSEEIMSFKMPQNFTLLMTLVPYKGIGDPKIHVTKFESMMFLNSDSDPILCRSFPTFLDGAALLWFSNLPAGSITSFNEFSKLFINQFAASKIYVRDSDYLSTIKQGMHESLKDYMTRFTTVAMEIPDLNPEVQLHAIKSGLRPGKFQEAIAVAKPKTLEEFREKVTGQIEIEELRENRRSERQPNKRDEDRTNAKDTNKPFRLTPKYDSYTRFNTKREDIIKEILHNKLIKPPSRAGSYQDQRYVDKYKRCAFH from the coding sequence ATGACGGATCAATCGGGCACCCATCAACAAGCTGGTCCCGACCTCGTAGCTGCGAACGCAGCATTACTGGCAAAAAATCAGCGAATGGCCGAACTATTAGCCACCTTGCAAAACAAAGGTGAAAGGAAAAATGTCGACAAGGAAGTAAACACTGATCAGCAAAATGAACACCAGTCAGAATCCAATGCCAAAACAGAGGAGAAAACCCCGAAGACCGGAAGGGGACGAGCTAACCCCTTTTCTGAGGAAATCATGAGCTTTAAAATGCCTCAGAACTTTACGCTCCTTATGACGCTGGTACCTTATAAAGGGATCGGAGATCCTAAGATTCATGTGACTAAGTTTGAGTCCATGATGTTCCTCAATAGCGATTCCGATCCCATATTATGTCGTTCTTTTCCTACTTTTTTAGACGGTGCTGCGCTGTTGTGGTTTTCCAATTTGCCTGCAGGTTCAATAACAAGTTTCAACGAATTCTCCAAACTCTTTATCAATCAGTTCGCGGCTTCCAAGATTTACGTACGAGACTCAGACTATCTCAGTACTATCAAACAAGGAATGCACGAGAGCCTGAAGGACTATATGACTCGCTTCACGACGGTGGCCATGGAGATCCCCGACCTTAACCCGGAAGTTCAACTGCACGCCATAAAGAGTGGTCTGCGCCCGGGGAAATTCCAAGAAGCAATTGCGGTAGCAAAGCCAAAGACACTGGAGGAGTTTCGAGAAAAAGTGACTGGGCAAATCGAAATAGAAGAACTACGGGAAAATCGGAGGAGTGAAAGGCAGCCGAACAAAAGGGACGAGGATAGGACAAACGCCAAAGACACTAACAAGCCCTTCAGACTGACACCCAAATATGACTCCTACACCAGATTCAATACCAAGAGGGAAGACATcatcaaggagatactacataACAAATTGATAAAGCCGCCGAGCAGAGCCGGCTCATATCAAGACCAACGATATGTGGATAAGTACAAGCGCTGCGCCTTTCATTAG